In Lentibacillus amyloliquefaciens, one DNA window encodes the following:
- a CDS encoding DUF2922 domain-containing protein, which produces MRKLELKFLNEDDKTVTYSLEQPVEPVDPAAINAAMDEIINQNAFTSSGGDVVSIKEARIVERTVEEIELG; this is translated from the coding sequence TTGAGAAAGCTTGAATTGAAATTTTTAAACGAAGATGATAAGACTGTCACATACTCGTTGGAGCAGCCGGTAGAACCTGTTGATCCGGCAGCCATCAACGCTGCGATGGATGAAATCATCAATCAGAATGCATTCACATCATCAGGCGGCGATGTCGTTTCCATTAAGGAAGCGAGAATTGTCGAGCGTACTGTTGAGGAGATTGAATTAGGTTAA
- a CDS encoding nucleotide sugar dehydrogenase, producing the protein MSLFEKLTSKDEKIAVIGLGYVGLPLAIELAKKFDVVGFDVNKEKLDKYLTGVDVTHEVGDEAVQNTTMTFTSDEADLRDCKFHIVSVPTPINTDKTPNLDPVSTASETVGRNLTKGSIVVYESTVYPGTTEEICVPILEEQSGLTFGDDFKVGYSPERINPGDKVNKLTSIIKIVSGSDDDALREISGVYGVIIDAGVHEAESIKVAEAAKVIENSQRDINIAFMNELSMVFNKMDINTNAVLEAAGTKWNFLKFTPGLVGGHCIGVDPYYFTYKAEQLGHHSQIILSGRKINDDMGKYIGSSIIKKMIHAKQEISGARVGILGITFKEDVPDVRNTKVVDIIEELKDYGVEAVVHDPVADKDAVYDEFGIELVEKEQLNDLDCVVFAVGHNEFKERYDLDMMDTLYRNDNKVLVDIKSIYDRKECESKGYHYWSL; encoded by the coding sequence ATGTCTCTGTTTGAAAAATTAACATCCAAGGATGAAAAAATTGCTGTCATCGGGTTAGGTTATGTCGGACTTCCCCTTGCCATTGAACTGGCGAAAAAATTTGATGTTGTTGGGTTTGACGTCAATAAAGAAAAACTGGACAAATATTTAACCGGTGTAGATGTCACACATGAAGTCGGTGACGAGGCAGTTCAGAACACCACCATGACATTTACGAGTGATGAAGCAGATTTGCGTGACTGTAAATTTCATATCGTGTCTGTTCCAACGCCGATCAATACCGATAAAACACCAAATCTGGACCCGGTGAGCACAGCCAGTGAAACCGTCGGACGCAATTTGACAAAGGGTTCGATCGTTGTGTATGAATCGACGGTTTATCCCGGAACAACTGAAGAGATTTGTGTCCCGATTCTCGAGGAACAATCCGGCCTGACATTCGGTGATGATTTTAAAGTCGGCTATTCACCGGAGCGCATCAACCCGGGTGACAAAGTGAATAAGCTGACAAGCATCATTAAAATCGTATCAGGTTCAGACGATGATGCACTGAGAGAAATTTCAGGCGTGTATGGCGTGATCATTGACGCCGGTGTCCATGAGGCGGAATCGATAAAAGTTGCTGAAGCCGCCAAAGTTATCGAGAATTCCCAGCGCGATATCAATATCGCCTTCATGAACGAACTCTCAATGGTTTTCAATAAAATGGATATCAATACAAATGCTGTGCTGGAAGCAGCCGGCACGAAATGGAACTTCCTGAAATTCACCCCCGGCCTCGTCGGTGGACACTGCATCGGTGTCGATCCATATTATTTCACTTATAAAGCTGAGCAGCTTGGACACCATTCGCAAATCATCTTGTCCGGCCGTAAAATTAATGATGATATGGGCAAATACATCGGATCAAGTATCATTAAGAAGATGATCCATGCCAAACAGGAAATCAGCGGTGCCAGGGTTGGCATTCTTGGCATCACGTTTAAAGAAGACGTTCCCGACGTGCGCAATACCAAAGTCGTCGATATTATTGAGGAATTAAAAGACTATGGCGTTGAAGCTGTCGTTCATGATCCGGTTGCTGACAAAGATGCCGTGTATGACGAGTTTGGTATCGAATTGGTGGAAAAAGAACAATTGAACGACCTGGATTGTGTTGTATTTGCTGTCGGCCATAATGAATTCAAAGAACGCTATGATCTCGACATGATGGATACTTTGTATCGAAACGATAATAAAGTATTGGTTGATATCAAAAGCATTTATGACCGAAAAGAATGTGAATCAAAAGGGTATCATTATTGGAGCCTTTAA
- a CDS encoding DUF1659 domain-containing protein, giving the protein MAEQQMLGSRMSLILDDGVDETSGKQLFKTKGFNNVKTSATADQLYAIATAVTGLQQRPLVNVERNDESEITEV; this is encoded by the coding sequence ATGGCTGAACAACAAATGCTTGGTTCACGCATGAGCTTGATTCTGGATGATGGCGTTGATGAAACTTCGGGAAAGCAGCTTTTTAAGACAAAAGGGTTTAACAATGTCAAAACTTCAGCAACCGCTGATCAGCTTTACGCAATTGCCACTGCTGTGACGGGGTTGCAACAGCGACCGCTTGTCAATGTGGAGCGTAACGATGAATCAGAAATCACGGAAGTGTAA